From the genome of Herbiconiux sp. A18JL235:
GGATGCCGGCCGCATCCCGCACCAGCTCCGCCACACCACGGGACGGGTTGCCCTCAGCACGGAACGAGAGCGTTCCCCGGTCGTCCGACACTTCGAGGACTGCGACCGATCCGCCACGGATCGTGGCGAGAAGGCCGCCAAGCACGATCGACGTCGGCGTCTTTCCGCTCGACCCCTTGGGGTTCGCGACGAGCACGCCTACAGCCTCGGTGCCGACGAACTGCCGGATCACCGTCTCCCACCCGGCAAGCTGCGCCGCCGCCTGGAGCTGCTGCTTCTCCGACTCCCCCGGCTCCATTTTCAACCCGAGCCGGCTCATCAGTCCCCGCCACCCCTGGGTCGCGGTTGGGGCCTTCTCGATCGTGCTGATGACTGCCAGGTCATCGAGCGGTTCCGGCGCGAGCTCTGCCTGGAACTCGGCATCCGTGATTGGCGCAGCATGAGCGCCGACCACCCGCTCCGGCTCTTCGTTCTGCTCAACCGCGGTCACGACGTCAGCAGGCAACGGGCTCGCCGCGTCCTGCGTGGCGACTCCCCCACCTACAGCCCGGAAGCTGCGAGACGGAGCTACGTCCTCGACGTAGCCGGCCGCTTGATACGCCCCCGAAAAATGGGATGTGCGCGACTCACCGACAGGTTCTGAACTCATCTTTGGGACTCCAAGTCTCTTTCGTGTGCATGAAAGTTATGGTCAACCGACAAGGCTTGTCCGCATTGCGCCGAAACCTGCAAGTCGCAACGCATTGCCCGTCCATCAGCTAGACGCTTCCTGAATCTCGTCTGCACGTCGTCAAAGCGCGGAATTGAGACGAAGTGACCCAAGTTGCCCATATCCTCATACCCCCCGAAGTGGTGACTTCTCACTAGGTTATGCCTAACTTGGGACATTAGACCCGAATTCTCATGCTTGCTATTCAATTACAAGGTAGGAGCCCAGAGC
Proteins encoded in this window:
- a CDS encoding MinD/ParA family protein; amino-acid sequence: MSSEPVGESRTSHFSGAYQAAGYVEDVAPSRSFRAVGGGVATQDAASPLPADVVTAVEQNEEPERVVGAHAAPITDAEFQAELAPEPLDDLAVISTIEKAPTATQGWRGLMSRLGLKMEPGESEKQQLQAAAQLAGWETVIRQFVGTEAVGVLVANPKGSSGKTPTSIVLGGLLATIRGGSVAVLEVSDDRGTLSFRAEGNPSRGVAELVRDAAGIRSAGQLAGYTAPQTSYASIIGSVGNRAPLTHDDVVSAARVIDEFYAIRVMDSGNQPTSSAFAGAIETADALVVPVLNSADVVLEAVAMLDRLRSESPKGAQLANTAIIVRLVDGRPENPQLVARLDNIIERAGVGGVFTIPYDPHIAERGQITLSKVSPATRAAFTAATAAVIHTIQKNTK